A segment of the Thermothielavioides terrestris NRRL 8126 chromosome 3, complete sequence genome:
AGGGGGTGTTTCCCTAAGTTGCAGGAGGAGTAACTGGCCGGTTGATGGTCAGGGGTATATGCGGTGcatttttttcttttcttttctttttttcctgCATTCTGATTTTCCTTTCAATGCTTTGGAGCAAGGTTTACGAACATAGGCCGGCCGACTCTGGCTAACATCCAAGACAGTACTTGTTGCTTACCACACCGAATCTGCTGCCAAGTTAGTGCTTTGAGAGCAACGAAACAGATTGACAAGTTGACCGAGAGGAGTTGAAACTCACCCATCCCATATCGGCCCTCCGGGAATTGTGTAATTCTGAGATCATCAGTCATCGGCATCTGTTTGGTTTTGCTCGACCTGTTACACTCACCGTTGTATTGGCGTACTGGTCCGAGTAGATATTGATCTTGATCGACGGGTCTAACCTCCATCAGCGCAACCCAATGGCTACCGAAGCTTCGCGTTTCACTCACTATCTTCTTTGTAAGCGCCCGGGAACTTCACCAAAAACTCATCAGGCGGCAGCAGGTCCCCACCCCCGGTCACATTCAGATGCGCACACTCGGGATAAAACTGCGGTTTATCCTCGACGTGGATCGACAAGATCTCGTGCCGGATCATGTACAGGCCGCTCTTCAGCCCGGCCGGGATCGTGACGGGCCACAGGTCCGGGCTGCCGTCCCAGTTCTGGAACGCCTTCTGGTACCACATGCCCTCGGCCAGGTTCGGCCCGCTGAGCAGGCCGGCCTCCCAGATCTTGAACCAGCGCGCCTCGTtgacgtcggcgtcgcggcaGTCGCCGTCGCACCGCGCCAGCCACGCCGTCATGGGGCCCACCGGGTGCAGCCAGTACCAGTACACGGCCGTGATGTTCTCGCCCGCGCGGATGGGAATGTAAgaggtcggcgccgtggccggggtGTTGCAGGCGAGCGCCTTGTCGTTGACGCTGAAGATCGGGTCGATCGAGTCCCACGCGCGTTGGATCATCCACGGCTGGCCGATCtggtcggccgccggcgtgaAGGGGTCGTA
Coding sequences within it:
- a CDS encoding glycoside hydrolase family 61 protein — encoded protein: MALLLLAGLAILAGPAHAHGGLANYTVGNTWYRGYDPFTPAADQIGQPWMIQRAWDSIDPIFSVNDKALACNTPATAPTSYIPIRAGENITAVYWYWLHPVGPMTAWLARCDGDCRDADVNEARWFKIWEAGLLSGPNLAEGMWYQKAFQNWDGSPDLWPVTIPAGLKSGLYMIRHEILSIHVEDKPQFYPECAHLNVTGGGDLLPPDEFLVKFPGAYKEDNPSIKINIYSDQYANTTNYTIPGGPIWDG